One Bombus fervidus isolate BK054 chromosome 7, iyBomFerv1, whole genome shotgun sequence genomic region harbors:
- the LOC139989063 gene encoding odorant receptor 10-like, whose protein sequence is MHLSVRRQTDPPQNTNYEEDIIYVTKHNKWILNCIGIWPTVLKGMGKFLPKVVIGFSNLVPFFTIVQCLLYIILEEKNPLLRLRFCSLAWYSSINLMKYWALIARKLDIEYCIKWVQTDWKQVKFQRNRMLMLKYGKIGRDLTIYSAVFMYSAGMCYITIMQYAMRMSLKENNRTIRILVYPIYSGLFDTQKSPVYEIMYVFQCIYAFICISVTVGCCGLAALFATHVCGQIDVVISQLDDLVDGTFSKKSSNPNTRLMEIVKHHIRILKFSAMIETVLQEVCFFDFVGTTLLICSLQYLCIADLQYNNKIGLATYSMLLIAFTFNMILLCYIGNLLMEKSTSVGISCYMIEWYRLPGKTMQDLILIIAMSNSPAKISAGRIFLLSLPAFGNIMKTSFAYLNFVRKTIVV, encoded by the exons ATGCATCTCTCCGTTCGACGTCAGACAGATCCACCGCAAAACACAAACTACGAAGAAGACATTATTTATGTGACGAAACACAATAAATGGATTCTGAATTGCATCGGAATATGGCCCACTGTGCTAAAAGGCATGGGCAAATTTTTGCCAAAAGTTGTAATCGGATTCAGTAATCTTGTGCCGTTTTTCACCATAGTACAGTGTTTGCTATACATTATATTGGAAGAAAAGAATCCTTTATTGAGACTGAGGTTCTGTTCCTTGGCTTGGTATTCTTCAATCAACCTGATGAAGTATTGGGCTCTGATAGCGCGCAAACTGGATATCGAATACTGTATCAAATGGGTGCAGACAGATTGGAAGCAGGTCA AGTTTCAAAGAAATCGCATGCTTATGctaaaatatggaaaaattggTCGAGATTTGACCATATACAGTGCCGTGTTCATGTATAGCGCTGGCATGTGCTACATTACCATCATGCAGTATGCAATGAGAATGAGCCTGAAGGAAAATAATCGTACAATCAGAATATTAGTGTATCCTATATATAGTGGACTTTTCGACACCCAAAAAAGTCCCGTATATGAAATCATGTACGTTTTCCAATGCATATACGCGTTTATATGCATCTCTGTGACAGTTGGGTGTTGTGGGCTGGCTGCGCTGTTCGCAACACACGTCTGTGGACAGATTGATGTCGTTATATCTCAATTAGATGATCTGGTCGATGGAACATTCTCCAAGAAAAGTTCTAACCCAAATACTCGGCTGATGGAAATCGTAAAACATCACataagaattttaaa ATTTTCTGCAATGATTGAGACGGTTCTGCAGGAAGTGTGCTTTTTCGATTTTGTTGGTACCACGTTGCTAATATGCTCGCtccaatacctttgtatagcg gatttacaatacaataataaaattggtCTGGCAACATATTCGATGCTACTAATAGCCTTTACGTTTAATATGATCTTGCTATGCTATATTGGCAATCTTCTAATGGAAAag AGTACTAGCGTCGGAATATCTTGTTATATGATTGAGTGGTACCGCTTGCCAGGTAAGACAATGCAAGATCTCATTTTGATCATCGCCATGTCGAATAGCCCGGCGAAAATTAGCGCCGgcagaatatttcttttatctctgCCTGCTTTCGGAAAT ATTATGAAGACATCATTCGCGTACTTAAATTTTGTCCGGAAAACCATTGtggtataa